The following coding sequences are from one Neodiprion lecontei isolate iyNeoLeco1 chromosome 7, iyNeoLeco1.1, whole genome shotgun sequence window:
- the LOC124295608 gene encoding uncharacterized protein LOC124295608 isoform X2, whose amino-acid sequence MGDHARGDCKNAICSSEEEELQQGVYNNFVHVAPITYAMMAHLNINEKRFPVPGTSGEAPALPMPPTADDTDRQFWAEDELSGSESRLRLVCKQRRRRSVAYRNRVAIRKRSRSLLRQSSSSNSDPGIRMKIMSPISHGAHRRRRCNQEQGSPLTKKSRELSNRPTVKASASRPPFDVKVIGCNLASGLHCPNSRRQIKTPGTSVLRIKSRRRKSQTQSSCPHGSTSNSDVIMSQS is encoded by the exons ATGGGTGACCATGCTAGAGGAGATTGTAAAAACGCAATCTGCAGctccgaagaagaagaacttCAACAGGGAGTCTACAACAACTTTGTACATGTCGCTCCTATCACGTATGCAATGATGGCGCACTTAAACATCAATGAGAAGAGATTTCCCGTACCAGGAACATCCGGAGAAGCA CCAGCACTGCCAATGCCACCAACAGCCGACGATACTGACCGTCAATTTTGGGCCGAAGACGAATTGAGCGGTTCCGAGTCAAGGCTGCGTTTGGTTTGCAAGCAGAGGAGGAGACGCAGTGTGGCATACAGAAATCGAGTTGCTATTCGTAAAAGGAGCAGATCTCTTCTTCGTCAATCATCCAGCTCCAACTCTGATCCGGGCATTCGTATGAAAATTATGTCACCGATCAGTCACGGTG CACATAGAAGACGGAGATGCAATCAAGAGCAAGGTTCACCCTTGACTAAAAAATCCAGAGAACTAAGCAACCGCCCAACCGTTAAGGCTTCCGCGTCAAGACCACCTTTCGATGTAAAAGTCATCGGTTGTAATTTAGCATCTGGATTACACTGTCCAAATTCTAGAAGACAAATAAAAACCCCGGGCACTTCGGTATTGCGAATTAAATCCAGAAGACGCAAAAGTCAAACACAGTCATCTTGTCCTCATG GCTCAACTTCAAACTCGGACGTGATCATGAGTCAGTCTTAG
- the LOC124295608 gene encoding uncharacterized protein LOC124295608 isoform X1 yields the protein MGDHARGDCKNAICSSEEEELQQGVYNNFVHVAPITYAMMAHLNINEKRFPVPGTSGEAPALPMPPTADDTDRQFWAEDELSGSESRLRLVCKQRRRRSVAYRNRVAIRKRSRSLLRQSSSSNSDPGIRMKIMSPISHGAHRRRRCNQEQGSPLTKKSRELSNRPTVKASASRPPFDVKVIGCNLASGLHCPNSRRQIKTPGTSVLRIKSRRRKSQTQSSCPHGNNVPRTTELIDNDEYKEQKFCPPSKSKRK from the exons ATGGGTGACCATGCTAGAGGAGATTGTAAAAACGCAATCTGCAGctccgaagaagaagaacttCAACAGGGAGTCTACAACAACTTTGTACATGTCGCTCCTATCACGTATGCAATGATGGCGCACTTAAACATCAATGAGAAGAGATTTCCCGTACCAGGAACATCCGGAGAAGCA CCAGCACTGCCAATGCCACCAACAGCCGACGATACTGACCGTCAATTTTGGGCCGAAGACGAATTGAGCGGTTCCGAGTCAAGGCTGCGTTTGGTTTGCAAGCAGAGGAGGAGACGCAGTGTGGCATACAGAAATCGAGTTGCTATTCGTAAAAGGAGCAGATCTCTTCTTCGTCAATCATCCAGCTCCAACTCTGATCCGGGCATTCGTATGAAAATTATGTCACCGATCAGTCACGGTG CACATAGAAGACGGAGATGCAATCAAGAGCAAGGTTCACCCTTGACTAAAAAATCCAGAGAACTAAGCAACCGCCCAACCGTTAAGGCTTCCGCGTCAAGACCACCTTTCGATGTAAAAGTCATCGGTTGTAATTTAGCATCTGGATTACACTGTCCAAATTCTAGAAGACAAATAAAAACCCCGGGCACTTCGGTATTGCGAATTAAATCCAGAAGACGCAAAAGTCAAACACAGTCATCTTGTCCTCATGGTAATAACGTGCCTCGAACAACCGAGTTGATAGATAATGATGAATACAAGGAGCAAAAATTTTGCCCACCGTCAAAATCGAAGCGCAagtaa
- the LOC124295608 gene encoding uncharacterized protein LOC124295608 isoform X3, translating to MPPTADDTDRQFWAEDELSGSESRLRLVCKQRRRRSVAYRNRVAIRKRSRSLLRQSSSSNSDPGIRMKIMSPISHGAHRRRRCNQEQGSPLTKKSRELSNRPTVKASASRPPFDVKVIGCNLASGLHCPNSRRQIKTPGTSVLRIKSRRRKSQTQSSCPHGNNVPRTTELIDNDEYKEQKFCPPSKSKRK from the exons ATGCCACCAACAGCCGACGATACTGACCGTCAATTTTGGGCCGAAGACGAATTGAGCGGTTCCGAGTCAAGGCTGCGTTTGGTTTGCAAGCAGAGGAGGAGACGCAGTGTGGCATACAGAAATCGAGTTGCTATTCGTAAAAGGAGCAGATCTCTTCTTCGTCAATCATCCAGCTCCAACTCTGATCCGGGCATTCGTATGAAAATTATGTCACCGATCAGTCACGGTG CACATAGAAGACGGAGATGCAATCAAGAGCAAGGTTCACCCTTGACTAAAAAATCCAGAGAACTAAGCAACCGCCCAACCGTTAAGGCTTCCGCGTCAAGACCACCTTTCGATGTAAAAGTCATCGGTTGTAATTTAGCATCTGGATTACACTGTCCAAATTCTAGAAGACAAATAAAAACCCCGGGCACTTCGGTATTGCGAATTAAATCCAGAAGACGCAAAAGTCAAACACAGTCATCTTGTCCTCATGGTAATAACGTGCCTCGAACAACCGAGTTGATAGATAATGATGAATACAAGGAGCAAAAATTTTGCCCACCGTCAAAATCGAAGCGCAagtaa